The DNA region tctttcttctcaatctgctcctccttctctctctttttcctgtctttcttctccaggTCCTCCAGACAGGCGCTCTcagcctccatctccttcagccAGGTGTTTTCAGCCTCCAGCTCTGCCAGACGGGCGTTTTCAGCCTCCAACTCCGCCAGAGAGGTGTTTTCAGAATCTAGCTCCTGGTTCTCCGTCTCCGAGTCCTGGAGGGCTCGGAGGAGCATTTTGCTCATGCTGCACTCTTGTTGCTCATCTCCTGAGCTATTGATCCTCTCCATGTCGATTAACAGGTGCTGCAGTGTAGCAAGAAGGTTTCTGTAGAGTTTTTCCTTCTGTAGCTGTGTGAAAAagtttgttgtgtgtggttCCACTGACAAAAATTTCTCTAAAATAGTTGAGCTAATTTGCTTTGATCTGTTTCATTCTACAACACACACCTATCCTCCTTTGAACAACTTTAACGTCAGACTTTAATCACAGAGAAAGACATAAAGagagtttgttttaattaaagccGGTGTCGATGGGTAGTCAACAAAaccatgtgatctctgcagcagagataTTACGTGATGTACCGCCTCTGTATATTTTGATGCAGAATAATAAGCAAAAAAAGTAGATACATTGTCTGTCAGTGtctttcaaaaatatataattaaatctAATAGAAGGATAGTGCTGCTGtggagaatgtgtgttttacagctAAAATACAAaggaataaaatataaacataattaagctttttttaaatataaatgtttgtttttaatcatattGATTGTGGACCAAAAATCAAAAACTGCTCTTTAATCGGCCTTTGAATAAACATGTGTGTAGCTGATAGGAAGAAAAGTTCGTAAGATATACaagtcacacactgacagagattTCAGTGTAGCAAGAAGGTTTCTGTAGAGTATTTTCTTCTGTAGCAGTGTACAAAAGATGATGTAGGTACATACCAACAGGGGTGGAgagtcagagggacagagagttGTCCCCCTTGCAAAATAGCAATGATCATTTTAAATAGACACGACGGCTGAAACACAATATGATGCGTCAGACACGTTGCTTTAATTCTACCACTTaatagaataaaacacatttatatttaagcaGACTTCAGATTGTTTGCTTTACTTTAAAGTGGAATCTTGAATCTAACTTGGTAACCTTGGGGTGCAGCTGCGTCTTCTAATAACCGACTTTCAAGCCCTTTACTTAACGGATGCTTAGCTACTGtcttaaaaaatgaaattttcattcatttttaatgtcaATGGTAGAAGGAAGAAGGAGACAACATTATTTCCATTATCCATTCCAGTCAATCCGGAAAGCTTCCAGCTGCTCATAGAGCTCAGATGATTCCACCTGCTGGTCATTGGGAAAGTACACAGTGAACCTATCGATGGGCTGTAGTGGCTACTTTTGAATTTAATTCAGCATTTTTACAATTATAGCtcaacagagagaaaaataacacaaaaactgaaGGGAAAAGTacataaaaaaattcaaaagtGCAGCATTGTTAGCACATTGCTGTTCAGTAGCATCACTATGGTACTGGTGACAAGAGCTAAAAACCCTTGCAAGCACTTCTCCAGTCCCTGCACCCCATCATCGACGCCGGGCTCTGTCGTTTTCTTCAAGTACTTCTCAGAGTAAACCATGTAGAGCTCCACACACCTCCTTGCCTTCATCTGTCCGATCAGTGCCGGGTAGCCGATCTCCAAAATGCTGACTGTATCTTCATCAGAAGCTGCTTTTCTGAGAGCCTGTGGAACTGGAGGCACAGGTTTGGCTTCAGATTCAACAAGAGGCCTTTGAGTTGAAGGTGAAGAGGTCGAGGTGTTCTCTGCGgtgctgctgtttctctctgttgtgttgctgccgCCAGTATGTGGTGCAGCAGCTGTGGTGGTGGCTGTGGAAGTagttgtggtggtggttgtgAAAGTAGTTGTGGTGGTGGTTGCGGCAGCTGGGTTGAGTTTGGGCTTTCGATTCTCCACTGGCAGAAGGTCTGTTCTCTTCATGCACGAGTCCATGAAGCTGTCGTAGGTCTGAGGGGGTTGGCTGTACCTGTAGTCTCTGCCATAGTCATTGGTATCAGTAGACCTGACTCCATATCTCCTGTACATGTAGTGGTTGTAGTAGTACTCCTCCTGGGGGCTGTGGAAGTTGAAGTGAGGACGAGGGAACCTCCCCAGCCCGTAGCCCAGGGCCATTCCTGCCATGGCGCCTCCAGCTGCTGCCACCACTGCACTGCGCCCAAACCCTCTGGATCTATCTTGAGGATAAACGCCCATCCCCTGAACTGAGTGGGAAAAGGGAGAGCCGCCCCTCCCGCCGTGGCCCCCATATCCAAAGCTGCCTCCATAGTGAGGGCTTGGGATTTTGTTGTTTGGGTTGTAGTTCATGTATCCACCTGGATACCCTCCATGACCACCATACCCTCCATAACCTCCTCCATATGGGTAGCCCTGTGCAGGGTAACCAGCAGCTGGATAGCTTCCTGCTGGGTTTCCCGGCTGATGGGGGTAGCCTCCTTGGTAAGGATTGCCTCCAGGTCTGTCTGGCTGCTGGGGGTAATCTCCTTGGTTGAACTGTTGTTTACCCTTGGACTTGGTGTCCACATTGGTTTTTGTTTTGGGAGTCTTTTTAAACAGATTAAGCCCTAGTCTTTTCTTGGCCATGGAAAGATGAATgttgaaaagaagaaacaggcATAATGCAGCGATCACAGTCAGTCTCATGTTTGCACTGCAGAGGAGGCAGGGAAATAGACGTGAAGAGAACAGTGAAAATAGGAAGGAAAAAATAAttacatcattaaaaaacaGTCTTGTTCTCAAGAGCTATCGTGGGAAGTTAATGTATTTGCACATTTCTACTGAACTGTTGACACGCACTGTAAttatattgaaagaaatttaAATAGAACACATTATAAAAACTCTATTAAATTCAAGAAATTCTGAATTTTCTGGATTAATCATTTTGCCTACGAACAAGCAGTGACAAACACCAGCGCAGACTTCCCATGGCCTGATTAAACACATATGAAAAGGAGTTATATtgttaataaaatgtgttttcttctatCAACTAATCAATGAAATGACCATTTGTTAAAGGTCTGACACAAATGGAACTACATCATGCTGCACCTGTTTTAGCCAATGGGTTCAACATGAAGCCAAAGGTCTGAAATAGCTGATGGGTTTAAAATAGCACAGACACTTCAGACTGAGCTCAGTGATGGCAGTGAAATGTTTGGGATCCATGTTGTTTTCAAGGCTTTGTGCTTTTAGGGCCTCTGACCACCTAAAGAAACACAGTAAGTAGTGTTTATGCATGACGTCATAAAGGCTAAGGGTAGATCCCTGAGAGAAAGTAACATTCTTAAAAATGAGGGTTTTAATGACCCActgttaaaacattttcagaaaaaagTTCCCCTGATAAAAGCTGTATACATGACAAATGATCTGAACAGTGACTACTCATTAACACATGGATACACACACTGCGGTAAAAccagccgacacagaaattctactgcactcatatactgacatttatggtaaaGGCATCCAAACCGCCCAGTCAGGCGTCGGCAACGGAGTACTCCGAGTACTGACTTGCTGTCGGTGCGTCGCCAACACTGCTGTTTCCTTCTTTAGATCACGTAggttaaaaaactatttaactGCCCCCACTCCCCCTCCTGCCCCCTTCGTGGGTCAGGTATCTGCAAGATTCATTGAAGCTAAAGTAACAGCAACATGGAGTAAAAATACTCCAATATAAGAAGAGAAGTATTAACAGATTGTGACTAGCATATAAAATGCCCAATTAGTGTTGTGTTATCAAAGCTTCGTAACTGGATTTTAAAGGGAGTTGGTCATGGTGGTGCCTTTTTAATCAAAGcatattttataa from Limanda limanda chromosome 5, fLimLim1.1, whole genome shotgun sequence includes:
- the LOC133002149 gene encoding uncharacterized protein LOC133002149 encodes the protein MAKKRLGLNLFKKTPKTKTNVDTKSKGKQQFNQGDYPQQPDRPGGNPYQGGYPHQPGNPAGSYPAAGYPAQGYPYGGGYGGYGGHGGYPGGYMNYNPNNKIPSPHYGGSFGYGGHGGRGGSPFSHSVQGMGVYPQDRSRGFGRSAVVAAAGGAMAGMALGYGLGRFPRPHFNFHSPQEEYYYNHYMYRRYGVRSTDTNDYGRDYRYSQPPQTYDSFMDSCMKRTDLLPVENRKPKLNPAAATTTTTTFTTTTTTTSTATTTAAAPHTGGSNTTERNSSTAENTSTSSPSTQRPLVESEAKPVPPVPQALRKAASDEDTVSILEIGYPALIGQMKARRCVELYMVYSEKYLKKTTEPGVDDGVQGLEKCLQGFLALVTSTIVMLLNSNVLTMLHF